CCGATGGACCCCGGCAGCACCGAGCAGTGTCTCGAGAAGCGTGTCTTTTACCGCGTGATTTCCGGTCTGCATGCCTCCATCTCCATCCATATCTGCAACGAGTATTTGGACCCCGAGACGAAAGAGTGGGCGCCTAATCTCGAGTGCTTTGTGACGCGCATCTCGCAGCACCCCGAGCGTCTGCAGAACGTCTACTTTGACTATGTCCTGCTGATGCGTGCGCTGTCCAAGGCCGGCGAGTACCTGGACAAGTTTGACCTGCgtgccggcgacgagatTCGCGACCAAGATACCCGGAagcagctgcacgagctgctcaagtTTGCCGGTGCGAACCGGCCATCGTTTGACGAGCACCAGCTCTTTACGATGACCAATGACCCTGCGCACAACATGCAGATCATGGCGCTCAAGGAAGACTTCCGTGGCCACTTTATGAACATTTCGCGCATTATGGACTGCGTGGGATGCGACAAGTGCCGCCTGTGGGGCAAGCTGCAGGTGACTGGCatcggcacggcgctcaAGCTGCTCTTTGCCTTTGAGGAGGACAAGTCTGAGCAGCAcgtctcgctgcgccgcagtgAACTGGTCGCATTGATCAACACCGCGCACCGCTTCTCGGAGAGCATCCAGGCGATCGAGACGTTCCGCAAGCTGTACCAAAAGTCGCTCGGTGAGGAGGTAGGCGAGACGCCTGCGCCCCCGCCCCCACCAAAGCATGTGCTCGCTGATCTATATCACTATGGGCGCGTATCACTGcacaagctgcgcgactttTTTGCACCGGTGTGGGACACACTCGTCGCGttcctcgacctcgacgacccTGCCGACGAGCTATAGATTGGTGTAGCGCCACCACTTTGCGTCACGTGATCATTCTTCctgctcgccctcggcccCGTCGTGACTCATCCAAAGACCATGACGCTGCGCGCTTCTATACCCGCGCTGTCGCGCCCTGCTCTTGGTGCTGTGTCTTTCTCCAATGCTGCTAAACAGAGTGTTCGTCTCTACTCGAAGGctggccgcggccgcctgacgagcacctcggcgctggACCACAAACTGTCGCACCGTCACCGCAAGCTCCCCCCCTTGCCTGGCCTGGACCGCCCGTCGATTGACCCGGTGATGGCTGTGAGCAATATCCTATACAACACGCCTCCGCCCAGCACGGAGCCGATCAAGCGGTACGTATTTTTTCTCGTCTGACCCAGTCACACGCTCAATATGTTTGTGCAGGACGAGCCGGGTGTGCttgcgcgcgtctcgggctgccttgccgcgcgcggtgtCAACATCGACTCGCTCGTGGTGTGTGCGACGGACGTCGAGGACCTGTCGCGCATGTGCATTGTGCTGCGTGGTCAGGACGGCACgatcgagcaggtgcgccgccagctcgaggacctcgtCCCAGTGTGGGCCGTGGTCGACTACACGAACACCAAGGTGATTGAGCGTGAGCTGATGCTTGTCAAGGTCTCGATCCTGGGGCCGGAGTACTTCGACGCGGACCACCTCGGCTTTGAGGAGGCTGAGAGCGAGGTCGACCaggccgtcgcgcaggccgagggCACCGATGCGCAGCCGGCCGTGCCTGCGCTGAGCCCGTCGGAGGCGCTCTCGATCAAGCACGACAACATGCGCTCGATTATTACCATGAGCCAGCAGTttggcggccgcgtcgtggACATTAGCGACGCCAGCATGATGGTCGAGCTCTGTGCGAagacgtcgcgctgcgacgccTTCTTCAAGCTCGTGCGGCCGTTTGGTATCCTCGA
This region of Malassezia japonica chromosome 8, complete sequence genomic DNA includes:
- the ILV6 gene encoding acetolactate synthase (COG:E; EggNog:ENOG503NUVU), with translation MTLRASIPALSRPALGAVSFSNAAKQSVRLYSKAGRGRLTSTSALDHKLSHRHRKLPPLPGLDRPSIDPVMAVSNILYNTPPPSTEPIKRHTLNMFVQDEPGVLARVSGCLAARGVNIDSLVVCATDVEDLSRMCIVLRGQDGTIEQVRRQLEDLVPVWAVVDYTNTKVIERELMLVKVSILGPEYFDADHLGFEEAESEVDQAVAQAEGTDAQPAVPALSPSEALSIKHDNMRSIITMSQQFGGRVVDISDASMMVELCAKTSRCDAFFKLVRPFGILECSRTGTMALPRSPIKSTWSSPSDREEQETDAFDATMLPPG
- the ERO1 gene encoding endoplasmic oxidoreductin-1 (BUSCO:EOG09261JR0; EggNog:ENOG503NUWS; COG:O; COG:U), coding for MEFNAPPKPRAGFLQEVLDPQGQHKDKDHKHTPLCRPTGQIEDACADYESVEQLNDAYMFQKLDALRRTKYFRYFLVDLFKDCPFWVDDGLCMNRACAVEKMDETDVPEELRASRLGAVHRSHDDTHEGRAQGGDDINFCHLDDEDASPDAVYVDLLKNPERFTGYAGPSANRVWRSIYEENCFGGIQFTEPPRATSLGGSGFVTPKQLKSGKAIPPSLLSPASTPFRPGGLESLIDSVQAPMDPGSTEQCLEKRVFYRVISGLHASISIHICNEYLDPETKEWAPNLECFVTRISQHPERLQNVYFDYVLLMRALSKAGEYLDKFDLRAGDEIRDQDTRKQLHELLKFAGANRPSFDEHQLFTMTNDPAHNMQIMALKEDFRGHFMNISRIMDCVGCDKCRLWGKLQVTGIGTALKLLFAFEEDKSEQHVSLRRSELVALINTAHRFSESIQAIETFRKLYQKSLGEEVGETPAPPPPPKHVLADLYHYGRVSLHKLRDFFAPVWDTLVAFLDLDDPADEL